From a region of the Flavobacterium branchiarum genome:
- a CDS encoding AAA domain-containing protein produces the protein MNVLNQYITFLKEYKKLLERGVKDVLNSTVSSNFIWVDEIENFIDSGICESTLIDIFSSKFKKQPLIFSLQKPYKPNIQIQNRFLEIIAFDEAKNKFESIIGDEEELISFQNSTEGKVEIEKLKKFKKNKETYSKLYRAYNDIKNDSNLEIVLSVGFIQYSKLNNNGNLSKTNQHLFHFPLSLDIDSNNVVKISLSDLENPYPDFFFLNNTPIEKEILSNVIDRFEERVTEFGYEYIFENEFKDLIAKSIQKISSNSEFENLIYRPESDHFREDYFKVLFSPAINIKQRKPRFFEKLTDSIIKHNDENEIEAKLFNLLVRNPESSGNNSYTKPNYFKDELFETHKAKAKNLTGDDDFSVFFPLPFNKEQKQIYENYLKNRLTVVTGPPGTGKSHTIVNILCSLLAQGKRVLVTAQTDKALESLLDKIPETFDDLIFTKIQLETNQNRFSLEKSIGNISKILTDNFYINVETKIEELDNLKAEYVKLKSEIIRALEKEYTQIRINDSFENLRAYQIVEKFESKESEEWNWIQDELSNEAILNFEVIKNGILKYKQLIGTEIRYNNAINIDISSILKNLESFDFKNFLSIQEQYIKQLNYLGLNEYSKDKLLNIQLENIAKVANEFSNSDIVLKNIKELENLQKQLNNKVFQESVTINKSFSNLTENGTKYLLDIETYLSFAENGKAGFFTKLANSNFKQVSYLEQFTVNGKKCNNKTEILQLKSAIENLIIINKNFTLLKQNGFSFSYDDNSNLYEKSIVLKEVLKKIETNKEVVSKIQFNADFINFSEHTQINLFDIDNLSKKAISFKDDIDKLGRINYQLIEKLEVLKNIDSIIEQSSLKNDFLNFLPVEKIGEAQDFELLKSKFLEIGKQLEVEQTFLNLKKYLRDLLPNTFDSLENIPNHYISKENFEYASANRFIKENEFIDLQKCKEELSFINKKIFQVKCDILFDLAKSNFKNKFDNNEIDAFINLLEEYKYNLSQSVRKIRNQTQYQILTRKNSIDISKRLSCWVMKFNDVLNSVGSEPEIFDCVIVDEASQLDFNSLILSYYAENMIIVGDDKQTSPSSLTGADGNDFESIKNKHLKFLGANALHIKSDNSLFMLSKMVAGTANLTLREHFRCVPEIIEFSKFHFYDNSLRPLKQINSNRLNPKETVFVNDAFTEDKIVYKEIEEIKKFLQKILKDEQYANKSIGVVSLGLTKHTEKLKDIKEDLANEFGKEKIDKHKLIIEDSPKFQGDERDVMIVSLGVALDFQKLKENQNAKPRAIISDQDEFKKINVALSRAKEQMILFHSVEHNDLQTNDFRNKILSFFKDEAKPISQLQIDNNNIERFRHNVPEPFDSWFECDIAKALIENGYSYIQPQYSVKEAELFYNHKLGKQVYINFKIDLVIHNNGKMIAIECDGDPFHSLPEDVAYDIERQEFLERVGWKVYRVLYSAYKRSPQDEIQKIIDFIERNTKKDHKIIIEKTIELKEEFEDEIEFENDEEIPEYVLPKHKSYIDILEEKSETSNPLVQLNGTTTNHKHKSFIDMIEEDLEESNQRNLFSNDSKILCYFNLFNDNTYKIQENSEKNCLFSLPIDVKFKNGFLLQCYDNGHINKVYVNSILEKRMNYHYSNGKNPNANILYLKLIEEDEIIALKIKRGLETVFKAHKTENISNRELLHLQGYKVVYQTTENIEYKILPKNIYGDIKRLVFTSFSAEGKSVHNSYYENEWNVIKRFIPNLNE, from the coding sequence ATGAACGTACTCAACCAATACATAACCTTTCTGAAAGAATATAAAAAACTGCTCGAAAGAGGAGTAAAAGACGTTCTGAATTCAACTGTTTCCAGTAATTTTATTTGGGTTGATGAAATAGAAAATTTCATTGATTCGGGTATATGTGAATCCACTTTAATTGATATTTTTTCTTCAAAATTCAAGAAACAGCCTCTAATATTCTCTTTACAAAAACCGTATAAACCAAATATACAAATCCAAAATAGATTCTTAGAAATTATTGCTTTTGACGAAGCTAAAAACAAGTTTGAAAGTATTATTGGAGATGAAGAAGAACTTATAAGTTTTCAAAATTCGACAGAAGGAAAAGTTGAAATAGAAAAATTAAAAAAGTTTAAAAAAAACAAAGAAACTTATTCAAAGCTTTACAGAGCTTATAACGATATTAAAAATGATTCAAACTTGGAAATCGTTTTGAGTGTTGGATTCATACAATATTCCAAATTAAATAACAATGGAAATTTGTCAAAAACCAATCAACATTTATTTCATTTTCCTTTATCGTTAGATATTGATTCAAATAATGTTGTAAAAATTTCATTGTCAGATTTAGAAAACCCTTATCCAGATTTTTTCTTTCTAAATAATACTCCTATTGAGAAAGAAATATTATCAAATGTCATTGATAGATTTGAAGAAAGAGTTACTGAATTTGGTTATGAGTACATTTTTGAAAACGAATTTAAAGATTTAATTGCAAAATCTATTCAAAAAATTTCCAGCAATTCTGAATTTGAAAATTTAATTTACAGACCAGAAAGCGACCATTTCAGAGAAGATTATTTTAAGGTGCTATTTTCTCCTGCAATAAATATTAAACAACGAAAGCCACGTTTCTTCGAAAAATTAACGGATTCAATCATTAAACACAATGATGAAAATGAAATAGAAGCAAAACTATTTAATCTATTAGTTAGAAATCCTGAATCATCAGGAAACAATTCTTACACAAAACCTAACTATTTTAAAGACGAACTTTTTGAAACTCATAAAGCTAAAGCTAAAAACCTAACTGGAGATGACGACTTTTCTGTGTTTTTCCCTCTTCCATTTAACAAGGAACAAAAACAGATTTATGAAAATTATTTAAAAAACAGATTAACTGTTGTAACAGGACCTCCAGGAACTGGAAAATCTCATACAATTGTAAACATACTTTGTTCTTTGTTAGCGCAAGGAAAAAGAGTGCTTGTCACTGCCCAAACAGATAAGGCTTTGGAATCTTTACTTGATAAAATTCCAGAAACTTTTGATGATTTGATATTCACAAAAATACAATTAGAAACTAATCAAAATCGGTTTTCATTAGAAAAAAGTATTGGCAATATTTCAAAAATTCTTACGGACAACTTTTATATAAATGTTGAAACTAAAATTGAAGAGTTAGACAATTTAAAAGCTGAATATGTAAAATTAAAATCCGAAATTATTCGAGCTCTTGAAAAAGAATACACTCAAATCAGGATTAATGACTCTTTTGAAAATTTAAGGGCCTATCAAATTGTTGAAAAATTTGAATCGAAAGAATCAGAAGAATGGAATTGGATTCAAGATGAATTATCAAATGAAGCTATATTAAATTTTGAAGTTATTAAAAATGGGATTTTAAAATACAAACAATTAATTGGAACAGAAATCCGATACAATAATGCTATCAATATTGATATTTCATCAATATTGAAAAACTTAGAAAGTTTTGATTTTAAAAACTTCCTATCTATTCAAGAGCAATACATCAAGCAATTAAATTATTTGGGATTAAATGAGTATTCCAAAGATAAGTTGTTAAACATTCAGTTAGAAAATATCGCAAAAGTTGCAAATGAATTTTCTAACTCGGATATCGTTCTCAAAAACATTAAGGAATTAGAGAATCTACAGAAACAATTAAACAATAAGGTTTTTCAAGAAAGTGTTACGATAAATAAATCCTTTAGTAACCTTACTGAAAATGGAACAAAGTATCTTTTAGACATAGAAACTTACCTATCGTTTGCTGAAAATGGGAAAGCAGGATTTTTTACAAAACTCGCCAATTCTAATTTTAAACAAGTTTCATATTTAGAACAATTTACTGTAAATGGTAAAAAGTGTAATAACAAAACTGAAATATTACAATTAAAATCGGCAATTGAAAACCTCATTATTATCAACAAAAATTTCACGTTGTTGAAACAAAATGGTTTTTCGTTCTCTTATGACGATAACTCCAATCTCTATGAAAAAAGCATCGTTTTAAAGGAGGTTTTGAAAAAGATAGAAACAAACAAGGAAGTTGTTTCTAAAATTCAATTCAATGCGGACTTTATAAATTTTTCAGAACACACTCAAATCAATTTGTTTGACATAGACAATTTATCAAAAAAAGCAATATCATTTAAAGATGACATCGATAAATTAGGAAGAATAAATTATCAATTAATTGAGAAACTTGAAGTATTAAAAAACATTGATTCAATAATTGAACAATCTTCATTAAAAAATGACTTTTTAAACTTTTTACCTGTTGAAAAAATTGGAGAAGCACAAGATTTTGAACTTTTAAAGAGCAAATTTTTAGAAATCGGAAAACAGCTCGAGGTAGAACAAACATTTCTCAACTTAAAAAAGTATTTGAGAGATTTGCTTCCAAATACTTTTGATTCTCTTGAAAATATTCCTAATCATTATATTTCAAAGGAAAATTTCGAATACGCTTCTGCCAATAGGTTCATTAAAGAAAACGAATTTATTGATTTACAAAAATGTAAAGAAGAATTATCATTTATCAACAAAAAAATATTCCAAGTTAAATGTGATATTTTGTTTGACCTAGCAAAGTCAAACTTTAAAAACAAGTTTGATAATAATGAAATTGATGCTTTTATAAATTTGCTGGAAGAATACAAATATAACCTATCTCAAAGTGTTAGAAAGATTCGAAACCAAACTCAATATCAGATTCTTACACGCAAGAACAGTATTGATATTAGCAAGAGGTTGTCTTGTTGGGTAATGAAATTTAATGATGTTTTAAATTCGGTTGGAAGTGAGCCTGAAATTTTTGATTGCGTTATTGTTGATGAAGCAAGTCAATTAGACTTTAATAGCCTTATTTTAAGTTATTATGCAGAAAATATGATAATCGTTGGAGACGACAAACAAACATCTCCAAGTAGTCTGACAGGAGCTGACGGAAACGATTTTGAATCTATTAAAAATAAACATCTCAAATTTTTAGGAGCAAACGCACTTCATATTAAAAGTGATAATAGTTTGTTTATGCTTTCAAAGATGGTTGCAGGAACTGCAAATCTAACTTTGAGAGAACATTTCAGATGTGTTCCTGAAATTATTGAATTCTCAAAATTTCATTTTTACGACAATTCGTTACGACCTCTGAAACAGATTAACTCAAACAGACTTAATCCAAAAGAAACTGTTTTTGTAAACGATGCATTTACAGAAGACAAAATTGTTTACAAAGAAATTGAAGAAATTAAAAAATTTCTTCAAAAAATTCTAAAAGACGAGCAATATGCAAATAAATCTATAGGCGTAGTAAGTTTAGGATTAACAAAGCATACTGAAAAACTAAAGGACATAAAGGAAGATTTAGCCAATGAATTTGGAAAGGAAAAAATAGATAAGCATAAACTTATTATAGAAGATTCTCCAAAATTTCAAGGAGATGAAAGAGATGTTATGATTGTTTCTCTTGGAGTTGCATTAGATTTTCAGAAATTGAAAGAAAATCAAAATGCCAAACCACGAGCAATTATTAGTGACCAAGACGAATTTAAAAAAATTAATGTCGCATTAAGTCGTGCAAAAGAACAAATGATTTTATTTCATTCTGTTGAGCATAACGATTTACAAACAAATGACTTTAGAAATAAAATCTTGAGTTTCTTCAAAGATGAAGCAAAACCAATTTCTCAATTACAAATTGATAACAACAATATTGAAAGATTTAGACACAATGTTCCTGAACCATTTGACAGCTGGTTTGAATGCGATATTGCTAAAGCACTCATTGAAAATGGATATAGTTATATTCAACCGCAATACAGTGTAAAAGAAGCAGAACTTTTTTATAATCATAAACTTGGAAAACAAGTTTACATCAACTTTAAAATTGATTTAGTAATCCATAATAATGGAAAAATGATTGCGATAGAATGTGATGGCGACCCTTTTCATTCACTTCCTGAAGATGTGGCTTACGATATTGAAAGGCAAGAATTTTTAGAACGTGTTGGTTGGAAAGTATATCGTGTTCTTTATTCGGCGTATAAAAGAAGTCCACAAGATGAAATACAAAAAATTATAGATTTCATTGAAAGAAACACGAAGAAAGATCATAAAATAATTATTGAAAAAACAATTGAATTAAAAGAAGAATTTGAAGATGAAATAGAATTTGAGAATGATGAAGAAATACCTGAATATGTTTTGCCGAAACATAAATCATACATTGACATTTTAGAAGAAAAGAGTGAAACTTCTAATCCTTTAGTTCAATTGAATGGTACGACTACAAATCATAAACACAAGTCATTCATTGATATGATTGAGGAAGATTTGGAAGAATCAAATCAGAGGAATCTATTTTCAAATGATAGCAAAATTCTTTGCTACTTCAATCTTTTCAATGACAACACATACAAAATACAAGAAAATTCAGAAAAAAATTGTTTGTTTTCATTACCTATTGACGTAAAGTTTAAAAACGGATTTCTCCTTCAATGTTACGACAACGGACATATAAACAAAGTTTATGTAAATTCTATACTAGAAAAGAGAATGAACTATCATTATTCAAATGGCAAAAATCCAAACGCAAATATTCTTTATCTCAAGTTGATTGAAGAAGATGAGATTATTGCTTTAAAAATAAAACGAGGTTTAGAAACTGTTTTTAAAGCTCATAAAACTGAAAATATTTCAAATAGAGAACTTTTACATTTGCAAGGATATAAAGTTGTTTATCAAACTACTGAAAATATTGAATACAAAATTTTACCTAAAAATATTTATGGAGATATTAAACGGCTAGTTTTTACAAGTTTTTCAGCAGAAGGAAAATCAGTACATAATAGTTACTATGAAAATGAATGGAACGTAATTAAACGATTTATTCCTAACCTAAATGAATAA
- a CDS encoding helix-turn-helix domain-containing protein, which translates to MKQIGNSNEDMLALLEAVVGIKNELLYIREYFHPLLKGEIYLSGEQVCEMLHISKRTLQQYRDDGLIPFIKLERKILFRESDIVKVLEDNYQR; encoded by the coding sequence ATGAAACAGATTGGAAATTCAAACGAAGATATGCTTGCCTTGCTCGAAGCTGTGGTAGGTATCAAAAATGAACTGTTGTATATCAGAGAATATTTCCACCCATTACTAAAAGGGGAAATCTACCTGTCAGGCGAACAGGTTTGCGAGATGTTACACATCAGCAAACGGACATTGCAACAGTACAGGGATGACGGACTGATACCTTTTATCAAGCTCGAACGGAAAATCTTGTTTCGTGAAAGCGATATTGTAAAAGTATTGGAAGATAACTATCAGCGTTAG
- a CDS encoding helix-turn-helix domain-containing protein yields MTYVNSFYFRGLNDADMEITVLDIQILKALHREIKEVSNLIAEMTTPYKALQQATKWLDQQEACQLLNISKRTLQTYRAKGILGATQINRKTYFRLSEVELLMQEDRPLKKQKK; encoded by the coding sequence ATGACCTATGTGAATAGCTTTTATTTTAGAGGTTTAAATGATGCAGATATGGAAATAACAGTTTTAGACATTCAGATTTTGAAAGCATTGCATAGGGAAATTAAGGAAGTTTCCAATTTGATAGCGGAAATGACTACACCCTACAAAGCATTGCAACAGGCAACGAAATGGCTCGACCAACAGGAAGCCTGCCAATTGCTCAACATTAGCAAAAGAACGTTGCAGACGTATAGGGCAAAAGGCATTCTTGGAGCAACGCAGATCAATCGGAAAACTTATTTCAGATTATCCGAAGTGGAGTTACTTATGCAGGAAGACCGACCATTAAAAAAGCAAAAGAAATGA
- a CDS encoding DUF3408 domain-containing protein, with the protein MIHEENKNQQPETENFSIENFLTDEKKEPEQEQNTLPHRDDLTAIETGEKSVETENAKPIAGNTKRTVSKPKKLTKEDYCVEFFKIPKRNASKGKSVYVRQEHHETFNRLTNIMGIDKLTIYAYLDNIIEYHFQEFGELISEIYNEKHKPLF; encoded by the coding sequence ATGATACACGAAGAAAACAAAAATCAGCAACCCGAAACAGAGAATTTTTCTATTGAAAATTTCCTAACTGATGAAAAGAAAGAACCTGAACAAGAGCAGAACACTTTACCGCATAGGGATGACCTTACTGCCATCGAAACAGGCGAAAAATCTGTAGAAACAGAAAATGCAAAACCGATTGCAGGCAACACCAAAAGAACCGTTTCAAAACCAAAGAAGCTGACGAAAGAGGATTATTGCGTAGAGTTCTTTAAAATCCCTAAAAGGAATGCAAGCAAAGGCAAATCGGTCTATGTACGGCAGGAACACCACGAAACATTTAACAGACTAACCAATATTATGGGAATTGACAAGCTTACGATTTATGCGTATTTAGATAACATTATCGAATACCATTTTCAGGAGTTTGGGGAATTGATTAGCGAAATCTACAACGAGAAACACAAACCGCTGTTTTGA
- the mobA gene encoding conjugal transfer protein MobA → MEEKDRKKISKTGRKPKNDPAVNRYSINLNAEDNAKFLALFDQSGMKVIAHFITACIFQKTVKTVKIDMDAIEYHEKLTRFFSQFRAIGTNYNQIVKILYRNFSEKKAGTYLFKLEKETIELVKVTKEVIRLTQEFKEKYLKKE, encoded by the coding sequence ATGGAAGAGAAAGACAGAAAAAAGATTAGTAAAACAGGAAGAAAACCGAAGAACGACCCTGCGGTCAATCGGTATTCAATTAACCTGAATGCAGAAGACAATGCCAAGTTCCTTGCTCTGTTTGACCAATCGGGAATGAAAGTAATAGCTCATTTTATTACGGCTTGCATCTTTCAAAAGACGGTAAAGACCGTGAAAATTGATATGGATGCAATAGAATATCACGAAAAGTTGACCCGATTTTTTAGTCAGTTCCGAGCAATCGGAACAAATTACAATCAGATTGTGAAGATATTGTACCGCAATTTTTCAGAGAAAAAAGCAGGAACATACCTTTTTAAATTGGAAAAGGAAACCATAGAATTGGTAAAAGTCACGAAAGAAGTCATCCGTTTGACACAGGAATTTAAAGAGAAGTATCTGAAAAAAGAGTAA
- the mobB gene encoding conjugal transfer protein MobB, with product MVAKIGKGSNMYGAILYNQQKVDEENGTVLLLNKIPDTVDGSYSVAYFNKCFEPYLSANIKTEKTVRHISLNPDPADKVNDEQFTEMAQEYMERMRYGNQPYIVFKHTDIDRTHIHIVSTCVAIDGKKIPDDYDHPRSMAICRDLEQKYNLNKATEQEHKQANKVFKPVNHKNGDIKSQIASVVRYLPKYYSFSTMGSYNALLSLFNITVEEVKGERNGQPVNGLVYVAMDENGNKASNPFKASLFGKDAGVVQLQKHFEQSKEKMKTTPVRSVLKNTVELAIHTTSNETDFKKQLTEQGINTVVRRNSEGRIYGMTFIDHESRTVWNGSQLDRNLSANMFNDWWNNGNKPKLKIQDNPVSKANEIDNLLTKDLFEFLSQEHSPNTDLGMFSLLPDAQGVDYEEEQFASRMKKKKHRR from the coding sequence ATGGTTGCAAAAATTGGGAAGGGAAGCAATATGTACGGAGCGATTTTGTACAATCAGCAGAAAGTGGACGAAGAAAATGGGACAGTTTTATTACTGAACAAGATACCCGACACGGTGGACGGCAGTTATTCTGTAGCCTATTTTAATAAATGCTTTGAGCCATATTTATCGGCAAACATCAAAACGGAAAAGACAGTACGGCATATATCGCTGAACCCAGATCCTGCGGATAAGGTCAACGATGAGCAGTTTACCGAAATGGCTCAGGAGTATATGGAGCGTATGCGGTATGGCAATCAGCCCTATATTGTTTTCAAACATACGGATATTGACCGAACGCATATACACATTGTTTCAACTTGTGTAGCTATTGACGGAAAGAAAATCCCCGATGATTACGACCATCCACGCTCAATGGCAATCTGTCGGGATTTGGAACAGAAATACAATCTGAACAAAGCCACTGAGCAGGAGCATAAACAAGCCAATAAAGTTTTCAAGCCTGTAAATCATAAAAATGGTGATATTAAAAGTCAGATTGCTTCGGTAGTAAGGTATTTGCCTAAGTATTATAGCTTTTCTACTATGGGTAGTTACAATGCTTTACTATCACTTTTCAATATCACTGTGGAGGAAGTCAAGGGCGAGCGGAACGGACAACCTGTAAACGGGTTGGTGTATGTGGCAATGGACGAGAACGGAAATAAGGCAAGTAATCCGTTCAAGGCATCGCTTTTCGGGAAAGATGCAGGCGTTGTACAACTGCAAAAACACTTTGAGCAGTCCAAAGAGAAAATGAAAACCACGCCTGTAAGGTCTGTTCTGAAAAATACGGTGGAGCTTGCCATACATACCACAAGCAACGAAACAGATTTTAAAAAGCAGTTGACCGAGCAGGGTATTAATACAGTTGTAAGACGTAATAGTGAAGGACGAATTTACGGCATGACCTTTATTGACCACGAAAGTCGAACCGTTTGGAACGGCTCACAATTAGACAGAAACTTATCGGCAAATATGTTTAACGATTGGTGGAACAATGGAAATAAACCCAAATTGAAGATACAAGATAACCCTGTTTCTAAAGCAAATGAAATAGACAACCTACTGACAAAAGACCTTTTTGAGTTTCTCTCACAGGAACATTCGCCTAATACCGATTTGGGAATGTTCAGCCTGTTACCCGATGCACAGGGTGTGGATTACGAGGAAGAACAGTTTGCTAGTAGGATGAAGAAGAAAAAACATAGAAGATAA
- a CDS encoding 3'-5' exonuclease translates to MECFTAIDFETAQGYRWSICQVGLVRVSNGIITDEINLLVQPPDNYYWGRFIDIHGITPDMTKEALTFDKVWYRLEPYIKGQAVVAHNGLSFDFPVLEKTLEYYGMENPKYEKHCTYRIFRQNLASLCMHHKISLNHHDALSDAKACAELFLIHLQSINNIEK, encoded by the coding sequence ATGGAATGTTTTACCGCAATAGACTTTGAAACTGCACAAGGTTATCGTTGGAGTATTTGTCAGGTTGGACTTGTTCGTGTCAGTAATGGTATTATCACTGATGAAATTAACTTATTAGTACAACCGCCTGATAACTATTATTGGGGGAGATTTATTGACATTCATGGCATTACTCCAGACATGACAAAAGAAGCTCTCACTTTCGACAAAGTCTGGTACAGATTAGAACCTTATATCAAAGGACAAGCCGTTGTAGCCCACAATGGCTTGTCCTTTGATTTTCCAGTTTTAGAAAAAACATTGGAATATTATGGCATGGAAAATCCCAAATATGAAAAACATTGTACGTATCGAATTTTTAGACAAAATTTAGCTTCATTGTGTATGCACCACAAAATTTCATTAAATCATCATGACGCTTTAAGCGATGCTAAAGCTTGTGCTGAATTGTTTTTGATACATTTGCAAAGTATAAACAATATTGAAAAATGA
- a CDS encoding DUF262 domain-containing protein, whose product MNNNISIKTISELLKCNFHIPSYQRGYRWTEQQVTDLLNDINEFSPKEIANSDEKTWYCLQPIVVKQKDENEWDVIDGQQRLTTIYLILYYLNQRYTEEGKVKLFELEYETREGSANYLKNELGKIEKDNSNIDYFHISIAYQTIKGWFKEKKVEKSFELKFNDFTKVIWYETSKTEDSIDIFTRINSGKILLTNAELIKALFLNSSNFTNADTEKLRLKQLEIASEWDRIEYALQGDSFWYFINKNENNLATRIEFIFNLMYEVAQAEDKEMEERKRLGIKTKEQIDERRKTHQTIVEIFGNDEYSNFRFFAQKFRIKSENEINDNWQDIKKYFQILEEWFNDRELYHKIGCLIATRTNIKNILNEKKERSKTEFANWINQEIQSKFRKVNFEEVEYNGGYVREILLLHNIQTMLNNENETNRFPFDRYKKEFWDVEHIHAIATEVKVKKENQADWLRNNFVKTENHQDKDRNNQIEQIIQSGKTIDENEFEYIIDYVLGEEDNSLQNLCLLDRGTNRSYKNDSFKEKRKKIIEREIEGTFIPICTKNVFMKYYSTNVKDIEVWNENDRTSYFKKIQEVITEYLPQTELTENEQ is encoded by the coding sequence ATGAACAACAACATATCAATAAAAACAATCAGCGAATTGCTGAAATGTAATTTCCATATCCCGTCTTATCAGAGAGGTTATCGTTGGACAGAACAACAAGTAACAGATTTATTGAATGACATTAATGAATTTTCACCAAAAGAAATTGCTAATTCTGATGAAAAAACTTGGTATTGTTTACAGCCAATAGTAGTAAAACAAAAAGATGAAAATGAATGGGATGTAATTGACGGACAACAAAGATTAACTACAATTTATCTAATCTTGTATTATTTGAACCAAAGATATACAGAAGAAGGAAAAGTTAAACTGTTTGAGTTAGAATATGAAACACGAGAAGGTTCTGCAAACTACTTAAAAAATGAGTTGGGAAAGATAGAAAAGGACAATTCAAATATTGACTATTTCCACATATCAATTGCTTATCAAACTATTAAGGGTTGGTTCAAAGAAAAAAAAGTAGAAAAATCATTTGAATTGAAATTTAATGATTTTACAAAGGTTATTTGGTACGAAACTTCAAAAACCGAAGATTCAATTGATATTTTCACAAGAATAAACAGCGGAAAAATTCTACTAACAAATGCGGAATTGATAAAGGCTTTGTTTTTGAACAGTTCCAATTTTACAAATGCAGACACAGAGAAACTGCGTTTGAAACAATTAGAAATTGCATCAGAATGGGACAGAATTGAATATGCTCTACAGGGCGATTCATTTTGGTATTTCATCAACAAAAATGAAAACAACTTAGCAACAAGAATTGAGTTTATTTTCAATTTAATGTATGAAGTAGCACAAGCAGAGGATAAAGAGATGGAAGAAAGAAAACGCTTGGGAATAAAGACAAAAGAACAAATTGATGAGAGAAGAAAAACTCATCAAACAATTGTTGAAATATTTGGTAATGATGAGTATTCCAATTTCCGTTTTTTTGCTCAAAAATTTAGGATCAAATCAGAAAACGAAATAAACGATAATTGGCAGGATATTAAAAAATATTTTCAAATACTTGAAGAATGGTTCAATGACAGAGAATTGTATCATAAAATCGGCTGTCTGATTGCAACTAGAACAAACATTAAAAATATTCTTAACGAAAAAAAAGAAAGGTCAAAAACAGAATTTGCAAATTGGATAAACCAAGAAATACAATCCAAATTTAGAAAAGTGAATTTTGAAGAAGTAGAATATAACGGAGGATATGTACGTGAAATTTTATTACTGCACAACATTCAAACAATGCTCAATAATGAAAACGAAACTAATCGTTTTCCTTTTGACCGGTATAAAAAAGAGTTTTGGGACGTTGAACATATTCACGCTATTGCAACAGAAGTGAAAGTGAAAAAGGAAAATCAAGCTGATTGGCTGAGAAACAACTTTGTTAAAACAGAAAATCATCAAGATAAAGACAGAAATAATCAAATTGAACAAATCATACAATCAGGCAAAACCATTGACGAAAATGAGTTTGAATACATTATCGATTATGTTTTAGGCGAAGAAGATAATAGCTTGCAAAATCTTTGTCTGTTGGACAGGGGAACAAATCGTTCTTATAAAAACGATTCATTTAAAGAAAAGAGGAAAAAGATAATCGAAAGAGAAATTGAAGGAACTTTTATTCCAATTTGTACAAAGAATGTTTTTATGAAATATTATTCCACCAACGTAAAAGATATTGAAGTATGGAATGAAAACGACAGAACATCATATTTTAAAAAGATACAAGAAGTAATTACTGAATATTTACCTCAAACCGAATTAACTGAAAATGAACAATAA